A single window of Camarhynchus parvulus chromosome 9, STF_HiC, whole genome shotgun sequence DNA harbors:
- the LOC115906926 gene encoding thiamine transporter 2-like, producing the protein MGCWKQEKTSTWFFPTVILCLYGFFYMMKPSEPFLTPYLTGPDKNLTTDEVTNQIFPVWTYSYLALLFPVFLLTDYVRYKPVLLLQGISLIVTWLLLLFAHGVAAMQLVEFFYGMVTATEVAYYAYIYSVVSTQHYQRVTSYCRSVTLVAATVAAVLGQLLVSLAGVSYFYLNAISLASVSLAFLCALFLPMPQRSMFFHRKEAPEPVPGPGKGLAVGTAPRPQSCQEERSPDAAARAPSPQPQAGSAGPHRHLLSVLLQLGRDLRHCYSSHKLLCWSLWWALATAGFNQVVNYVQVLWDLRAPSHSSAVYNGAVEAIATFLSSVTSFLVQYMQINWDNFGELALGIFSAIDAGCLFLMHFSTSIWACYAGYLIFKACYVLLLTIATFQIAVNLSMERYALMFGFNNFIALLIQTILTIVVVDSRGLGLDIVTQFLIYGSYFAVIHGIFMIRSICVLVSCKCQRKIVRSCTEQLNQAEHESREQIVTSYMARL; encoded by the exons ATGGGCTGCTGGAAGCAAGAGAAAACCAGCACCTGGTTTTTTCCCACCGTGATCCTCTGCCTCTATGGATTCTTCTACATGATGAAACCATCAGAACCTTTCCTAACACCCTATCTAACAGGACCAGATAAAAACCTGACCACAGATGAG GTTACCAACCAGATTTTTCCAGTCTGGACATACTCCTACCTGGCTCTCCTTTTCCCAGTGTTCCTGCTCACAGACTACGTGCGCTACAAGCCCgtcctcctcctgcagggcatCAGCCTCATCGTCAcgtggctcctgctgctctttgcacATGGAGTGGCGGCCATGCAGCTGGTGGAATTCTTCTATGGCATGGTCACAGCCACCGAGGTGGCCTATTATGCCTACATCTACAGCGTGGTCAGCACCCAACACTACCAGAGGGTCACCAGCTACTGCAGGAGCGTCACTCTGGTGGCAGCCACCGTGGCCGCCgtgctgggacagctgctggTGTCCTTAGCAGGCGTCTCCTACTTCTACCTCAACGCCATCAGCTTGGCTTCCGTGTCCCTGGCATTCCTGTGCGCGCTCTTCCTGCCCATGCCCCAGAGGAGCATGTTCTTCCACAGGAAAGAGGCCCCtgagcctgtgccagggcctggcaaagggctggctgtgggcactgcccccaggccccagagctgccaagaGGAAAGGAGccctgatgctgctgccagggccccgagcccccagccccaggctggcagtgccgGGCCCCACAGGCACCTGCTGAgcgtgctgctgcagctgggcagggacctGAGGCACTGCTACAGCTCCCACAAGCTCCTCTGCTGGTCCCTGTGGTGGGCTCTGGCCACAGCCGGCTTCAACCAGGTGGTGAATTATGTCCAGGTGCTGTGGGACTTGCGAGCCCCCTcgcacagctctgcagtgtaCAACGGAGCTGTGGAAGCCATAGCAACGTTTCTGA gCTCAGTAACATCTTTCCTAGTACAATACATGCAGATTAACTGGGACAATTTTGGAGAACTGGCTTTAGGGATCTTCTCTGCAATAGATGCTGGTTGTCTGTTTCTCATGCACTTCTCTACCAGCATCTGGGCATGTTATGCTGGATATCTCATTTTCAAGGCATGCTATGTTCTCCTCCTGACAATAGCAAC GTTCCAGATCGCCGTCAATCTGAGCATGGAGCGCTATGCCCTGATGTTTGGATTCAACAACTTCATTGCCCTGCTGATCCAGACCATTCTCACAATAGTTGTTGTAGATTCAAGAGGCCTGGGACTGGACATAGTGACTCAA tttttaaTTTATGGCAGCTACTTCGCAGTCATACATGGGATTTTCATGATCAGAAGCATTTGTGTGCTGGTCTCATGCAAATGCCAAAGGAAAATAGTGAGATcttgcacagagcagctgaaccAGGCTGAGCACGAGTCAAGAGAGCAGATTGTCACAAGTTACATGGCACGGCTGTag